The sequence GGTGTAACATCTGCTGTACCTTGAGCACATTCCCGGTACCGGCGTACGCACAAACGTCGACGATGGTTTCGGCAATGGAGGCGATGGGGTGTTCGATGACTTTGAGAGTAGCGACGGTGGGTTCTGAATCTTCTTGGGTGGCTGTGAAGGATAAATGATGTCAGCTATACCTTTCAAGTCCATGATACTGGGTCAAGCTGGAAAGCTCACCTAAGAAGATCAGACCCAACCCTAAACAGATGAAGACAGTCCATTCCGAAGCCAGCTGagcttcctccctctccatcataGTCTGTAAGATCGCACTTGcaatctcaccatcacccgATCCCACAAAGACGAAACCAAGTGCCAAAGCAGCCATAGCGGCAACTTCCATCGTGTTCGTCTCATCCGCAACGTGGGGTAACAACTTCTCCGCTATATCCTTTCTACCCGATCCAGCATACGCTATACCCAGACCATTGATCGCACTGAGCTTGAGGGATAAGCTCTTGCTGTCTACATGTTCTTCCAGTAAGGCATACGCTAAATCCGACTCTGTCCTGATACCAGCGTGGAAGATTCCTGTAGCCAAAAGCGCACCAGCTTTGATATGTTCTTCAGGCGAATAGGTGTATTTGTCGATATGATCTATACCGGATTCGGTGTCCCATAATAAACTCAATCCAACAGATGCAGTGGCGGACATCATGCCGTGGTCTTTGTTCTTGTAGATCCAACTTTGCCCTTCAGCAGCATTGACCATGAGTTTCTCGTTACCGAAACCAGCATTGACAAAGGCGTTGACAAAGGTAGAAGCGAGATTCTGTCTTGCGGAATCGGCAGTCTGTGTAGTTCGGTTGGGTTCCAAGTGCGATTTGTAAATATCTTCTAAAGCTCTAGGTTCTTCTACACCAACGGCTTTACCAAAGTTCTTGAAGTGCGTGGAAAGTTTGACATTGCCAAGACAGTCAAGTACGTCTTCTTCCTGAGTGGGTGcctgctcctcctcttccgatTCTGTACCTTCGGCAGTGTGCACCCAGTGAAGTGGTATTTGAGCTCGAGCAAGGAAGTAGGCGAGTTGTTTCTTCATAACTCTATAGTACATCGTCAGCTAAAAGTCATCAGGTGATGATGAAACAACAACTTACGGGTTTTTGGGAGCCTCAAAGTATTGTCGGATGAGAGAAGGACTGTTGAGTCTGACAGCGAGAGCGATAGCTTCGGGATATCGATCATATTTGGCGTAAATTTTAGATGCGGTTTCCAAGAAAGCCGAGTCATCAGGTGGGACAAGAAGTGGTACGCAGCTGACCCCCGGAGCATCGTCATGTTAGCCTCCCctagatcatcctcatcattctccagACTTGGGAGTACAGGTGGAAGGCTGATCCAGGATTGGAAAAAGAATGATAACCCACCTAACCATATATCTACAAACCCTCTCAAAGTTCTTGTCATCCGTCACCTCAACGATATCCTGGatattctccaactccaacagAATATCCACCGCGTCCGCCTCGGCATTATGCTTAAGGAAGAACGTGACCAATTCCAATGATAATGTTTTTAGTTGTTCGGTGGTATATTTCAAACCTTCAGGTTTATCTATTCCACCCAGGTCCGTGTCCAACTCGCTGGCATAGTTCGAATTGTACTCTTCACCCAGCTCTGCCGCCAGGTGTCTGACGTATTCGTGTCCCCATAGACCAGGGGCTTCAGTTGTGCCGGAGAGTAATCTGTAGAAAAGGGTTTCACGCTTGCCGGTGTCGGAGTAGGTCATCGCTAATacggagaggatggaggcGAGGAGGGACTGAGCGTAGAATAAGAACACGTTAGCTCGATCCGACGTTGAGCGAATTATCTGCCTTTTTCATTCTGGGGGCCAAATAATATACGGAATAGTAGATGTATAGGAAAGAGACCCGATGAATCATGCGAGTTGAATATCAAGTAACATTTCATCCGAACGAGAAAGTGACAACTCACTCTCTGCTctttcaacccctcatcccatccatccctaATCTTCCCCATCTCCTCGTAAAACGGTCTAAGGAACTTCAAAGGCTTAGGCACAGACGTCATTGAGCTCGTGGATGTTCGAATCAACGTTCGGAGCGATTCCAATGCTGGGAGGTAGAGGTTTGTGTCGGGTTCCTATGGGGTCAAACGAAAATCAGCTTCGTTACACTCATACCCCCAATGTACAACATTGCCTAGACAAAGCGGTTCTACCCTCTGTATCTTGGATATATTTCTACaagagaggaggtgaggtaCCCACCTTTAATCGCTGTACCAACATCTCCAATTCAGCTTTCAACTGCAGATCCTCCTCGCTCTACATACAAAACCAATCATTAGCTCGGGACcacctcaatcatctcccAATGAACAGCAATGTGAAACGTTTGGGAGGCGGCGGACATACCATATCAGccacatcatcttctttcccatcatccttccccttccccttgacATCCCCATTCCCGTTGGGTTGAGGCTTatcttgatccttcttctcgggGTCGGTGGAGGGGACGGCAATGTCGAAAGTTGGTCGATCGGGCTCTGACATTGTGTATTGACGATGAGGGTAGTGAGAAAGAGCGAAAGATGTAGGATGTAGGATATAGTTTCAGCTGTGTTATAGGGTTCTTGATATACAGCTGAGTGCACTTGTACTTGTACTTGTGATATATGTTTGAGTAATAGATGGAATCATCATTGACTTTtgtcatcatcctctctcatcgTTGAACGCGTATGTGCTGCTATGTGTCATACTTAATCCACAAACACGTGGCATCCTCGGAATTAATCTCAATGTGGCACCATCGTACCCTTGACCATGGGCCAGCATGCACTTCAAGGACAGAGAGATTGTGAAGTATAATCTATATGCATCAATATCGTATAAAAGTATAATCAAGCATATCGTCTGgatctatctatatatatgtatgaaTCTGcattcccttctccttctttgcATCTTATTTAAGCCCCATTCATGCCGCAGGAGCAGCTTCAACAGCTTCTTCCTTGGGTTTAGGTCGAGGATCAATCTTCCTCGTTGAATTTTGGAAGTACGCAAGTTTCTCATCGGTCACTTCGGCTCGGTTCTGGGGGATCACATCGTGTCagctctcatcctcctgttCTCATCGGTCATGAAAGCTGAGAGTCTCTGGTAGAATCTACACTCACCTTCTGGAATTCCGCCACGACCTCCTGGAGCTTCTCAATACAAGCAGCCTTCATCTCTGATGTACTGAGCGTACCAGCTCGGTATTCCTATCACATCCATCAGTACAATCCTCACGCATCTCAGACACCATAAAGAGGATCGAAGGACGGATGAAATAGCggtccaactcaccttagccaacttctccatcttctcatcactctcctcGAAGAAACCCAAATACTGATACGCAATATCCACGTCGGGATTCCCTCCAAACTGCTTGTGCAGTTCCTGCgaagcaccaccaccagagaACGCATGagacttgatcttcttggcgaTCTTCTTGGCATCGTCAGTCATGAAGATGGCGGTGTTCTCCTTCGAAGCGGACATTTTGGTTCCTGCTCCCTGGAGGGCTGGGAGGAATTTGGAGTGGAGAAGGGCAGGTTTCTTGTAATGCAATTTATCGGCTGCGTCTCGAGTGAGAAGGAACTATCCACCACGCATAATTGTCAGCTACAGCTCGTTTATCAGGGGAAAACGTGAATGACAGCTCACATAGGGATCTTGGTCAATCGCACAGGGGATCAAAGCTGGGATATCATCTCGAGTACCGAAGATCTGAGGGAACGAGTTGGAGAACGAGGGTGTAGCTTGGACGGCGGCGAAGTGGAACATTCCGATGTTGTCGCTGCGCCAATACAGATTGGTCGGTTAAAAGTGAAAGCAATTGAGgttcagctgactcacgaGTCGGTGAATCCAAAGACATTCCTACTTTGACTCTGAGTAACGGTCTTAGCCATAAGCACGACATTCTCGTAGAAAGCTCCGCTGTGAAACCAAGGCCGAATGTTAGCTATTTATTTTTGAGGTTCAACACCGAATACACAGCTAAGTCTTCCTCGTATAGAAGAAGGGCATCTCCACTCACCCGACATTAGCCAAATCAGAGAAAATAAATGTCTTCTCCGGTATGAACCCGCACGCAATGATATCCCTGATATTATCTTGACCCATCTTCTTGTAATGTCTCAGCAGATCAAGAggcttcttccccttgatcttcttcatgAGCTCCGCTTGTTTCTTAATATCTCGCTCGAGGAGGTATTTCTCGTCGTCTAGTATCAAGTGGTGAATTCAGTTCATGTGGACCATAGTCGTGACCGAAGTCGAAGAGCAACAGAGTAAAACAAAAGGTGTGATGAGTCAGGAGACAAAACGTACCAGTCACTTGAATGACGAGAGGAACGTTGAACACTCGTTGCAAGTACCTATGGAACTTCCGTCAGCTATCGAATGCCAGAAACATGGCAGGATATAAATAGCTAACTCACGCAGTGAACATAAAGGGAATCAAATGACCCATATGCATCGAGTCACTCGAGGGACCTCTACCGGTATAAAGGTAGAAAGGCTGCCCTTTCTCGTATCGATCAAGAATCATGTTGAAATCACTAAGTCCGATTACAGCAAGTCAGCTCGTTCACAGGGCGAAGTAGAGctgaagggaagggaaggaagaattCCGAGACATACCGATGAGAATAGAAAGTACCTCTCCTCAATAATGGATGGGGTTTCTCGCCAGTCAACCTTTCAAATCTATCTAATAACTCTTGCGAGATGAGGGTAGCTCCAAATCGTTTAGTGAGTTTGTCGTAGTCGCTACGTGAAGGAAAGAAAACGGATCAGCAAGGACTCGATTATGCGCGCAGGGACAATCGTTCCATAGTCTG comes from Kwoniella bestiolae CBS 10118 chromosome 1, complete sequence and encodes:
- a CDS encoding tryptophan-tRNA ligase, giving the protein MSLTPDQPSKSGAMTPGSIATELSKLDLPAPSGLKLTLPTTNPKSPLSGDAGPNSALSGNSLFSPVGTDDTGDISGPEPEALTVARRKARSESVSEQLSTTLSEMKLPQPERIFGPNDEQNVEGSEKGKQGVSPEDWDKVKLDDEVPEAVKEPRRMTHSRHTSRADAAVPRTPTIPETPEPSSSSHTVAKEQKVTPFDVEGEVDAEGKDLGIDYDKLTKRFGATLISQELLDRFERLTGEKPHPLLRRGTFYSHRDFNMILDRYEKGQPFYLYTGRGPSSDSMHMGHLIPFMFTAYLQRVFNVPLVIQVTDDEKYLLERDIKKQAELMKKIKGKKPLDLLRHYKKMGQDNIRDIIACGFIPEKTFIFSDLANVGGAFYENVVLMAKTVTQSQSRNVFGFTDSDNIGMFHFAAVQATPSFSNSFPQIFGTRDDIPALIPCAIDQDPYFLLTRDAADKLHYKKPALLHSKFLPALQGAGTKMSASKENTAIFMTDDAKKIAKKIKSHAFSGGGASQELHKQFGGNPDVDIAYQYLGFFEESDEKMEKLAKEYRAGTLSTSEMKAACIEKLQEVVAEFQKNRAEVTDEKLAYFQNSTRKIDPRPKPKEEAVEAAPAA